Proteins from one Malania oleifera isolate guangnan ecotype guangnan chromosome 4, ASM2987363v1, whole genome shotgun sequence genomic window:
- the LOC131153599 gene encoding uncharacterized protein LOC131153599, which translates to MRSKLLGKNVLWGLGGRRRQSRRFSIMLTLFGVWNLTRYRRSELKPLSGAARQESRESGPVTEGYRPVHVGLDFARDTQEQEQDSFHFPLSTFHTATERMEVRIRNHRSLRRDLHIKRLASKDGRANPPQSSLTP; encoded by the coding sequence ATGCGTTCAAAATTGCTGGGCAAAAATGTTTTGTGGGGCCTGGGGGGTCGCCGCCGACAGAGCCGACGATTCTCAATAATGTTGACATTATTTGGAGTCTGGAATCTGACTCGTTATCGTCGGTCCGAGCTCAAGCCTCTTTCTGGGGCCGCCCGGCAGGAGTCACGTGAAAGTGGCCCAGTCACTGAAGGCTACCGTCCCGTTCACGTCGGGTTGGACTTCGCACGGGACACGCAAGAACAGGAGCAAGACTCTTTCCACTTTCCACTTTCCACTTTCCATACCGCGACGGAAAGGATGGAAGTGCGAATCCGCAATCATCGCTCACTCCGTCGTGATTTGCATATAAAACGCTTGGCTTCGAAGGATGGAAGGGCGAATCCGCCGCAATCGTCGCTTACTCCGTGA